Proteins from one Setaria italica strain Yugu1 chromosome V, Setaria_italica_v2.0, whole genome shotgun sequence genomic window:
- the LOC101781913 gene encoding DNA repair RAD52-like protein 1, mitochondrial, giving the protein MAPGALARHLLRRAPTPRLARPFAAKARASRRPQEPELPSEEENDFAGGEVAAPTEGISKPLAEVLKELGKRVPDSLVKTRVEDNGFAIKYIPWHIVNKILNIHAPEWSGEVRSIVYSSDGKSVSVVYRVTLHGIDAEIYREATGTASVDDTGYGDPVQKAEAMAFRRACARLGLGLHLYHEDMS; this is encoded by the exons ATGGCTCCCGGTGCACTagcccgccacctcctccgccgcgcgcccaCCCCTCGCCTCGCGCGCCCCTTCGCCGCGAAGGCCCGCGCGTCCCGGCGGCCGCAGGAACCGGAGCTCCCGTCGGAGGAGGAGAACgacttcgccggcggcgaggttgcCGCCCCCACCGAGGGCATCAGCAAGCCGCTCGCCGAGGTCCTCAAGGAGCTCGGGAAGAGGGTTCCCGACTCCCTCGTGAAGACCCGCGTCGAGGATAACGGCTTCGCTATCAAGTACATCCCATG GCACATTGTGAACAAAATTCTCAACATACATGCTCCAG AGTGGTCTGGTGAGGTCCGCAGCATTGTTTATTCATCTGATGGGAAATCTGTATCTGTTGTCTACCGTGTGACTCTTCATGGGATTGATGCGGAG ATCTACAGAGAGGCCACTGGAACTGCTTCTGTCGATGATACAGGCTATGGAGATCCCGTGCAGAAGGCAGAAGCTATGGCTTTTCGTCGTGCTTGTGCACGTCTTGGTCTTGGACTTCATCTCTACCATGAAGATATGTCATAG